One part of the Solanum dulcamara chromosome 3, daSolDulc1.2, whole genome shotgun sequence genome encodes these proteins:
- the LOC129882313 gene encoding probable glutathione S-transferase yields the protein MAEVKLIGFPLSPFSRRVEWALKVKGVEYEFIEEDLQNKSPLLLQSNPVHKKIPVLIHNGKSICESMVIVEYIDETFEGPPILPKDPYDRALARFWAKFLDDTCIPVLGKVLFGRGEEAEKSKEEFGELLKILDNEVKDKLFFVGDKFGFADVVANFMAFWLGILEEASGVVFVTSEKFPNFCAWRDNYIECSQVKEYLPSRDVLLANFQTRFQAAATPN from the exons ATGGCAGAAGTGAAGTTGATTGGCTTTCCACTAAGCCCTTTTAGTCGTAGAGTTGAATGGGCTTTGAAAGTTAAGGGAGTTGAATATGAATTTATAGAAGAAGATCTACAAAATAAGAGCCCTCTGCTTCTTCAATCGAACCCTGTTCACAAGAAAATCCCAGTGTTAATTCACAATGGAAAGTCCATTTGTGAATCAATGGTAATTGTTGAATACATTGATGAGACATTTGAAGGCCCTCCAATCTTGCCTAAAGACCCTTATGATCGAGCTTTAGCGCGTTTTTGGGCTAAGTTCCTTGATGATACG TGTATACCAGTATTGGGGAAAGTATTGTTTGGCAGAGGGGAGGAGGCAGAAAAATCCAAAGAGGAATTTGGTGAGCTGTTGAAGATTCTTGATAATGAGGTCAAGGACAAGTTGTTCTTTGTGGGAGACAAATTTGGATTTGCTGATGTAGTTGCTAATTTTATGGCATTTTGGCTGGGAATTCTTGAAGAAGCCTCTGGAGTTGTTTTTGTGACAAGtgaaaaatttccaaatttttgtGCTTGGAGAGATAATTACATTGAATGTAGCCAAGTCAAGGAATATTTACCTTCAAGAGATGTGTTACTTGCCAATTTCCAAACTCGTTTCCAAGCTGCAGCTACTCCAAATTGA